The following are encoded together in the Candidatus Methylomirabilis oxygeniifera genome:
- a CDS encoding Cation diffusion facilitator family transporter, with product MGIGMNPGIAHDHGDFVSRRLQIGIVLNLLFALAELVAGLTAGSLALIGDAWHNFSDVIGLAISWIALRQMERPANERKTFGYHRASILAALANGIALIGITLWLFYAAINRLGSQVVPEAPIMMAVAGIGFLINVGVALSLRRGTRDLNIRSAFLHLLSDGFVSLGVVAAGVVILLTGWGPIDSLLSVVIGLLVLVGCWDIVAETVNVLMEGVPRGVQMDRLLRAVRSFPEVQNVHDLHVWSLSSHVYAMSCHLQVTDLQTSQGTRLLDRISHMLKERFGIAHTTFQLEAEACTLEQACNLNSSDNRSQPSALSGQPR from the coding sequence ATGGGGATCGGAATGAATCCGGGTATCGCTCACGATCATGGGGATTTCGTGAGTCGGCGTTTGCAGATCGGGATCGTCCTGAACCTTCTATTTGCCTTGGCGGAATTGGTAGCAGGCCTGACTGCCGGCAGCCTCGCGCTCATAGGCGATGCGTGGCATAACTTCAGCGACGTCATCGGGCTAGCCATTTCATGGATCGCGCTTCGGCAGATGGAGCGCCCTGCCAACGAACGCAAGACATTCGGCTATCACCGGGCTAGTATCCTCGCCGCCCTCGCCAACGGGATTGCGCTGATCGGTATCACCCTGTGGCTGTTCTATGCGGCTATCAATCGGCTGGGGTCCCAGGTTGTACCGGAGGCGCCCATCATGATGGCGGTGGCAGGGATCGGGTTTCTGATCAATGTTGGGGTTGCCCTGTCGCTTCGGCGCGGAACCCGGGATCTCAACATCCGCAGCGCTTTTCTGCACCTGCTGAGCGATGGGTTCGTGTCGCTTGGCGTCGTGGCGGCCGGAGTCGTCATCCTGCTTACCGGTTGGGGTCCGATCGATTCACTCCTGAGCGTCGTCATTGGACTGTTGGTCCTGGTTGGCTGCTGGGACATCGTGGCGGAGACCGTCAATGTGTTGATGGAGGGCGTTCCGCGTGGGGTCCAGATGGATCGCCTCTTACGGGCGGTACGCAGCTTCCCGGAGGTCCAGAATGTGCACGACCTGCATGTCTGGAGCCTCAGCTCTCATGTCTATGCTATGAGCTGTCACCTCCAGGTAACTGATCTCCAGACCAGTCAGGGAACTCGGCTGCTCGATCGGATCAGTCACATGCTGAAGGAACGCTTCGGCATCGCTCATACAACGTTCCAGCTTGAGGCTGAGGCCTGCACGCTTGAGCAGGCCTGTAACCTCAATTCCTCAGACAATCGCAGTCAGCCGTCAGCGCTCAGCGGTCAGCCTCGGTAA
- a CDS encoding conserved protein of unknown function (Evidence 4 : Homologs of previously reported genes of unknown function): protein MKYEWDSEKNEWLKEERGISFEKILFHLARGDVWKLTDHPDQENYPGQRIYFVVVEDYIYLVPHVVEKDDIFLKTIIPSRKATQAYKKEQEG, encoded by the coding sequence ATGAAATATGAATGGGACTCCGAGAAGAACGAGTGGTTAAAGGAGGAAAGAGGGATCTCTTTCGAAAAGATACTCTTTCATCTGGCTCGTGGTGACGTCTGGAAACTTACCGATCACCCCGATCAAGAGAACTATCCCGGACAGCGAATATACTTTGTGGTTGTGGAAGACTACATTTATCTTGTTCCTCACGTTGTAGAAAAGGATGACATCTTCTTGAAGACCATTATTCCGAGTCGAAAGGCAACCCAAGCATACAAAAAGGAGCAGGAGGGTTAA
- a CDS encoding Penicillin-binding protein 1A, with translation MIDDEQQGWQQHFPTYHFDHRDIAIEEYRAAAKTLEAEERVFLNASNISIVAAAGLGSLIVGSLGPLTVAFEPILAPELTLAVLLALAAGFSIVTLRYFADRQKAVVFSARKVIVLRRMLGLSYGRLQLVLPNWRIEGADEPFAVRLFPGWNTYVAYPLFMIAGFSAAVVLFVSTELSKQLLARNWIFYAPPTALVFLGAAGWAIFLAIVYRKALLDTHERLSLLFARSLARCVRLQLVGNFEQVIYRATLASYEIQRLKIDLTNLKKVLVFIEDQTFFSHRGLSLRGSARALLGLGGARRRSGGSTITQQLARTLFIQEHQKLVRRKAIEILLALWLDRVITKDRQLELYLGSVRFERGVYGVPRAMRLFLDELVTEPSLGQSFFLIERVSNVQSRLLGDKVAAMLQSAVEKRIIGNDDLAAAVDIYAKSVSAGKIVDKDGSNLSRLRARSTSCATSACS, from the coding sequence ATGATAGACGACGAACAGCAAGGCTGGCAGCAGCACTTCCCGACGTATCACTTTGACCACCGGGATATCGCAATCGAGGAGTACAGGGCGGCTGCGAAGACCCTCGAAGCCGAGGAGCGTGTGTTCCTCAACGCCTCCAACATCTCGATAGTTGCCGCCGCTGGGCTTGGATCTCTCATAGTTGGCTCCCTTGGCCCGTTGACGGTCGCCTTTGAGCCTATCCTCGCCCCCGAGTTGACTCTAGCGGTCCTTCTCGCTCTCGCCGCTGGTTTCTCCATCGTCACGCTGCGGTATTTCGCCGACCGACAGAAGGCAGTCGTCTTCTCTGCGCGGAAGGTGATCGTCCTTCGCAGAATGCTCGGTCTCAGCTACGGGCGACTGCAGCTCGTGCTGCCAAATTGGAGGATTGAGGGAGCGGATGAGCCGTTTGCAGTACGCCTCTTCCCCGGATGGAACACCTACGTCGCGTATCCGCTGTTCATGATCGCCGGCTTCTCCGCGGCAGTGGTTCTCTTCGTATCGACTGAACTGTCGAAGCAGTTGCTCGCCCGGAACTGGATCTTTTACGCCCCTCCAACAGCATTAGTATTCCTCGGCGCTGCAGGCTGGGCGATCTTCCTTGCGATCGTCTATCGCAAGGCGCTGCTGGACACCCATGAGCGTTTGAGCCTTCTCTTCGCGCGTTCGCTCGCGCGGTGCGTCCGGCTCCAGCTCGTTGGGAATTTTGAGCAAGTGATCTACAGAGCGACGCTTGCGAGCTATGAGATCCAAAGGCTGAAGATCGATCTTACCAACCTCAAGAAGGTTCTCGTCTTTATCGAAGACCAGACGTTCTTTTCACACCGCGGTCTCAGCCTACGAGGTTCCGCAAGGGCACTCCTAGGCTTGGGCGGCGCGCGGCGGCGATCCGGAGGGTCGACGATCACTCAACAGCTAGCCCGTACGCTATTCATACAAGAGCATCAGAAGCTCGTACGACGGAAGGCGATAGAAATCCTGTTGGCACTTTGGCTCGATCGGGTGATCACGAAAGACCGTCAGCTGGAGCTATACCTTGGATCTGTGCGGTTCGAGCGGGGAGTCTACGGTGTTCCTCGGGCAATGCGTCTCTTTTTGGATGAGCTTGTTACCGAACCTTCCCTCGGTCAGTCCTTCTTCCTGATTGAGCGAGTGTCGAACGTCCAATCGCGACTGCTAGGAGACAAGGTTGCAGCAATGCTTCAAAGCGCGGTGGAGAAGCGTATCATCGGGAACGACGACTTGGCGGCAGCAGTTGATATCTATGCAAAATCGGTCTCGGCTGGCAAGATCGTCGACAAGGATGGCTCAAACCTCTCAAGGTTGCGCGCTAGATCGACGAGCTGCGCAACAAGCGCTTGCAGCTGA
- a CDS encoding putative nucleotidase yqfW (Evidence 3 : Function proposed based on presence of conserved amino acid motif, structural feature or limited homology), which translates to MKIGIDLDDVLADSLPHFTQAFNRHFDLDIELPDAAWRIADRFPQISRREADDFFTELIESGFFSSRSLIPHAKEAVETLVDGGHDLYIITGRTPRDERITMDWLARVGVRSYFEAVVHRTCDPVERHKADVASGLALSLFIEDELTVALTVAETAIPVLLFDRPWNQSPLPGNVRRVESWHEALTQIAELNGGNGHQ; encoded by the coding sequence ATGAAGATCGGTATCGACCTCGATGATGTCCTGGCCGATTCGCTCCCGCATTTTACGCAGGCGTTTAATAGGCATTTTGACCTTGATATTGAACTGCCTGATGCCGCGTGGCGGATCGCCGACCGGTTTCCCCAGATTTCTAGGCGAGAGGCCGACGACTTCTTCACAGAACTGATCGAGAGCGGTTTTTTCTCATCCAGATCGCTTATCCCCCACGCTAAAGAAGCGGTGGAAACATTGGTTGACGGCGGCCATGATCTGTATATCATCACCGGTCGGACCCCGCGAGATGAGCGAATTACGATGGACTGGCTGGCGCGCGTCGGCGTACGGTCTTACTTTGAGGCGGTTGTGCACAGGACGTGCGACCCGGTGGAGCGCCACAAGGCGGATGTCGCATCAGGATTAGCGCTCAGTCTCTTCATTGAGGATGAGTTGACGGTAGCCCTGACGGTCGCGGAGACCGCTATCCCGGTCCTGTTGTTCGATCGCCCATGGAATCAGAGTCCGCTTCCCGGCAACGTGCGCCGGGTCGAGTCATGGCATGAGGCGCTGACGCAAATTGCCGAACTGAACGGCGGCAATGGACACCAATAG
- a CDS encoding protein of unknown function (Evidence 5 : No homology to any previously reported sequences), giving the protein MAKPPSSLSRVGLQPYSGPLTPHDAAAAIQAARLNALDLLASAKMLHEQGRFHHSTALCVLALEEAGKPHIVMSILIGIAAPRQSCDALWRAYRRHSAKTELFNFAIEMRASVLLLNLDAETRVAVKANGPSPEDLDAAKQLGLYSDCFAIPEGVAVHLPGNLDCRDRSETLLREAAVVINYLRDYPLEELEVWARHAAAAREKGGSFRDAMNGLHAELVDKGFITAEQWAPIWKELEDSEQRNIGPESPNA; this is encoded by the coding sequence ATGGCCAAGCCGCCCTCATCACTGAGTAGGGTTGGTCTTCAACCCTACTCGGGTCCCCTCACGCCACACGACGCAGCAGCGGCAATACAGGCGGCTCGCCTCAACGCGCTGGACCTCCTGGCGAGCGCGAAGATGCTCCATGAGCAAGGACGCTTTCACCACTCCACTGCTCTATGCGTCCTGGCGCTAGAAGAGGCAGGCAAACCACACATCGTGATGTCGATCCTCATCGGCATCGCCGCACCGCGCCAGTCGTGTGACGCGCTGTGGCGTGCATATCGACGCCACAGCGCCAAGACGGAGCTCTTCAACTTCGCCATCGAGATGCGGGCAAGCGTTCTTCTTCTGAATCTCGATGCGGAAACGCGCGTAGCAGTCAAAGCGAACGGTCCATCTCCCGAAGACCTTGACGCTGCGAAGCAGTTGGGCTTGTACAGCGATTGCTTCGCGATCCCCGAGGGGGTGGCAGTGCACCTGCCCGGTAACCTAGACTGTCGCGACCGTAGCGAGACTCTGCTCAGGGAGGCGGCGGTCGTCATCAACTACCTCCGCGACTACCCACTCGAGGAGTTGGAGGTCTGGGCAAGACACGCTGCGGCCGCCCGGGAGAAAGGGGGCTCGTTTCGAGATGCGATGAACGGGCTGCACGCGGAACTGGTCGACAAGGGGTTCATCACGGCGGAACAGTGGGCCCCGATCTGGAAGGAGCTCGAGGACTCGGAACAGCGAAACATCGGACCGGAATCGCCGAATGCCTAA
- a CDS encoding exported protein of unknown function (Evidence 5 : No homology to any previously reported sequences), which produces MLLTLLLLFVCLGCLSTRNNGLQEDVILFYNVRNKINVVFHNHKVYSLSGIVLLIGVIGKFPDVTTSQMKEYLFERDPSFLL; this is translated from the coding sequence GTGTTGTTAACCCTCCTGCTCCTTTTTGTATGCTTGGGTTGCCTTTCGACTCGGAATAATGGTCTTCAAGAAGATGTCATCCTTTTCTACAACGTGAGGAACAAGATAAATGTAGTCTTCCACAACCACAAAGTATATTCGCTGTCCGGGATAGTTCTCTTGATCGGGGTGATCGGTAAGTTTCCAGACGTCACCACGAGCCAGATGAAAGAGTATCTTTTCGAAAGAGATCCCTCTTTCCTCCTTTAA
- a CDS encoding protein of unknown function (Evidence 5 : No homology to any previously reported sequences) — MVEEPQVISERNPAMGVEGLNAAQQAAVTHGDGPLLIIAGAGTGKTTVIAHRIAHLINSRRARPEQVLALTFTEKAAAEMERRVDLLVPYGFTDTWISTFHAFGDRVLREHALVLGLSPDFRLLTVPEQVIFFQEHLFELPLDYFRPLGSPLRHVQALLQLFSRAKDEDVGPEQYASYAEELVGRATAAPDDKTLAEQATREMEIARVYRQYQELMAREGKLDFGDLMVRTLDLLREHPLVLQRLQERFRYILVDEFQDTNYAQFQIVKLLTASHRNVTVVGDDDQSIFKFRGASISNILSFRREFPDAETIVLAENYRSTSSVLDAAYRLIQHNNPDRLEYQEGVDKRLKPCNGDGPAVESVVFQTYQEEADWVVEKIEELIEAKACALGDIAILVRRNSDADPLLRALNMKGIPWSFSGAKGLYDRDEIRLVISFLRLLADPYDSLSLFHLAGSDIYGLPAADLTLCNAHARRKHRSLYEVLLDLTRRPGAVPELSGVSTEGIAAATALLSDLHRYLDKAAREVTGRILYEFLMEQPGYGKRLLHSNSSRDHQRISNLAAFFGLVQRFGEVAPQDRVAGFVPYLTMLIEAGENPPVAEGEAAEEGVAVLTLHKAKGLEFEAVFLVGLVEKRFPSIDRREAIPLPDELIKETLPSGDFHQQEERRLFYVGMTRAKRHLFLTRAKDYGTKREWKRSRFLAEALALPREEEEQPWRGTAEAVIGRYAPPPQVAIDLAIRADTPLSLSHYQIDDYLTCPLKYKYVHILRVPVLREHTIIYGAALHRAVQAYNTQRLTGQTMSLDDLIKSFEAHWVNEGFISREHEERRMQEGRDALTRFHAGAAKGPLPTSVEKRFRFQLGDDLVTGIMDRVDEREGETVIIDYKSSSVRDQKAADKEARESQQLALYALAYRESIGRLPDRVELHFLTPGGVIVGQAVKKEKDLDQAVERVRAAATGIRAGLFQATPSQWVCSFCAFRTICPATVWIGEHQG; from the coding sequence ATGGTGGAAGAGCCTCAAGTGATCTCAGAAAGAAATCCTGCGATGGGTGTGGAAGGCTTGAACGCGGCCCAGCAGGCGGCGGTCACGCACGGCGATGGCCCGTTGCTCATCATTGCGGGCGCCGGGACGGGGAAGACCACCGTAATCGCTCACCGAATCGCCCACCTGATCAACAGCAGGCGGGCCCGGCCGGAACAGGTGCTGGCGCTGACCTTTACCGAGAAGGCGGCGGCGGAGATGGAGCGGCGTGTCGACCTGCTGGTTCCGTACGGCTTCACCGATACCTGGATCTCCACCTTCCACGCCTTTGGAGACCGTGTGCTTCGGGAGCACGCCCTAGTGCTGGGGCTGAGTCCGGACTTCCGCCTGCTGACGGTGCCGGAGCAGGTCATCTTCTTTCAGGAGCATCTGTTCGAGCTTCCATTAGACTATTTCCGGCCGCTCGGTAGTCCGCTGCGGCATGTGCAGGCGCTGCTTCAACTGTTCAGTCGAGCCAAGGACGAGGATGTCGGCCCTGAGCAGTACGCGAGTTACGCGGAGGAGCTGGTCGGTCGAGCGACGGCCGCTCCGGACGACAAGACGCTGGCGGAGCAGGCGACGCGGGAGATGGAGATCGCCAGGGTCTACCGGCAGTACCAGGAGCTGATGGCGCGAGAAGGGAAGCTGGACTTCGGTGATCTGATGGTGCGGACACTGGACTTACTTCGGGAACACCCGCTGGTGCTCCAACGGTTGCAGGAGCGGTTCCGGTATATCCTGGTCGATGAGTTCCAGGATACCAACTACGCCCAGTTTCAGATTGTGAAGCTGCTCACGGCCTCCCATCGGAATGTGACGGTGGTGGGGGATGACGACCAGTCGATCTTCAAATTTCGAGGGGCCTCGATCAGCAACATCCTCAGCTTCCGCCGTGAGTTTCCTGACGCCGAGACGATCGTCCTTGCAGAGAACTATCGCTCGACCTCAAGCGTCCTCGATGCCGCGTACCGTCTGATCCAGCACAACAACCCTGATCGACTGGAGTATCAGGAAGGTGTCGACAAGCGCCTGAAGCCTTGCAATGGTGACGGCCCGGCCGTTGAGAGCGTAGTCTTCCAGACCTATCAGGAAGAGGCCGACTGGGTGGTCGAAAAGATCGAGGAACTGATCGAGGCCAAGGCGTGCGCGCTTGGCGACATCGCCATTCTGGTCCGGCGAAACAGCGATGCCGACCCATTGCTCCGAGCACTGAACATGAAGGGAATCCCCTGGAGCTTCAGCGGGGCGAAGGGTCTGTACGACAGGGATGAGATACGTCTGGTGATCTCGTTCCTCCGCCTACTGGCTGATCCATACGACTCCCTGAGTCTCTTTCATCTGGCTGGCTCCGATATCTACGGGTTGCCGGCTGCCGATTTGACCCTCTGCAACGCCCATGCGCGCCGGAAGCATCGCAGTCTCTATGAGGTGTTGCTCGATCTGACGAGGCGACCAGGCGCTGTGCCCGAGCTGTCCGGGGTCTCGACTGAAGGGATCGCTGCTGCCACGGCCCTCCTGAGTGATTTGCATCGCTATCTGGACAAAGCGGCTCGGGAGGTGACGGGACGTATCCTGTACGAGTTCTTGATGGAACAGCCGGGCTACGGCAAGCGACTGCTGCATTCGAACTCCTCGCGCGATCATCAACGGATCAGCAACCTCGCCGCATTCTTCGGCCTGGTTCAGCGGTTCGGCGAGGTGGCGCCCCAGGACCGCGTGGCCGGCTTTGTTCCGTATCTGACGATGCTGATCGAGGCGGGCGAGAACCCGCCCGTTGCGGAGGGTGAGGCGGCAGAGGAAGGGGTGGCCGTGCTCACGCTGCACAAGGCCAAGGGCCTCGAGTTCGAGGCGGTGTTTCTCGTAGGCCTGGTCGAGAAACGGTTTCCCTCGATCGATCGGCGGGAGGCAATCCCGCTTCCCGATGAGCTGATCAAGGAGACGCTACCGTCCGGCGACTTTCATCAGCAGGAGGAGCGACGTCTGTTCTACGTTGGCATGACCCGGGCCAAGCGGCACCTGTTCCTCACGCGGGCGAAAGATTACGGGACAAAGCGGGAGTGGAAGCGTAGCCGGTTCCTGGCGGAGGCGCTGGCCCTGCCGAGAGAGGAGGAAGAGCAGCCCTGGCGAGGGACGGCAGAGGCGGTCATAGGTCGATACGCGCCGCCGCCCCAGGTCGCCATCGATCTTGCGATCCGGGCTGACACCCCGCTCAGCCTCTCGCACTATCAGATCGATGACTATCTGACCTGCCCGTTGAAATACAAATATGTCCATATCCTGCGGGTGCCTGTGCTCAGAGAGCATACGATCATCTACGGCGCCGCGCTGCATCGGGCCGTTCAGGCGTATAATACCCAACGGCTTACCGGGCAAACAATGTCGCTTGACGATCTGATCAAATCGTTTGAAGCCCACTGGGTCAATGAAGGGTTCATCTCCCGGGAACACGAGGAGCGGCGAATGCAGGAAGGTCGGGATGCCCTGACCCGCTTCCATGCCGGTGCCGCGAAGGGACCGCTGCCGACGTCGGTCGAGAAACGATTCCGGTTCCAGCTCGGTGACGATCTCGTCACCGGTATTATGGATCGGGTAGATGAGCGTGAGGGTGAGACCGTAATTATCGACTATAAGTCGTCGTCGGTCCGGGACCAAAAAGCGGCAGACAAAGAGGCCCGGGAGAGCCAGCAACTTGCGCTGTATGCGCTGGCCTACCGGGAATCGATCGGCCGGTTGCCGGATCGGGTGGAGTTGCATTTCCTGACCCCCGGCGGCGTCATCGTCGGGCAGGCGGTGAAAAAGGAAAAAGATCTCGATCAGGCGGTCGAACGGGTTCGGGCGGCTGCAACCGGGATTCGGGCAGGTCTCTTTCAGGCGACCCCCAGTCAGTGGGTCTGCAGCTTCTGCGCCTTCAGGACCATCTGTCCTGCCACCGTGTGGATCGGGGAGCACCAGGGATGA
- a CDS encoding protein of unknown function (Evidence 5 : No homology to any previously reported sequences) — MEYPLSLQVEYWAIQEGPDRLLELDGIREFQSELDAHYVARVRSRPGDLGGGLYEFAVHALSNISIHDVLKLVADGVAFDLLKSGARSFVLRPFLAAYKKLRSQNPERNVDISELHLTFADAEVVITKICSDSIYESLGQIFQTLGQCYPLLRNGRGEYPYSIQVPVFQDPEQRLCRFRVLLDVDETIRGVTTADYLGYWGVTYDYERTFRVFDVRRRLLIDSDFLSNARYWQEWARERKREESA, encoded by the coding sequence ATGGAGTACCCCCTTTCGCTCCAAGTCGAGTACTGGGCAATCCAGGAGGGTCCTGACCGCCTTCTCGAGCTGGACGGCATTCGGGAATTCCAGTCAGAGCTCGATGCCCACTACGTGGCGCGGGTCCGCAGCAGACCCGGCGACCTCGGAGGTGGTCTTTATGAGTTTGCAGTTCACGCGCTATCCAACATCTCTATTCATGACGTCCTGAAACTGGTCGCTGACGGCGTTGCATTTGATTTGCTCAAGTCCGGGGCTCGGTCGTTTGTCCTTCGTCCGTTTCTGGCCGCCTACAAGAAGCTGCGGTCTCAGAATCCGGAGCGCAACGTCGATATCAGCGAACTGCACCTCACGTTTGCCGATGCGGAGGTCGTCATTACCAAGATCTGCAGCGACTCCATCTATGAGTCGCTGGGCCAGATTTTCCAGACGCTCGGCCAGTGCTACCCACTCCTCCGCAACGGGCGGGGTGAGTACCCGTACTCCATCCAGGTACCGGTCTTTCAAGACCCGGAACAACGACTATGCCGCTTCCGTGTTCTGCTCGACGTCGATGAAACGATTCGGGGCGTTACCACGGCAGACTACCTGGGCTACTGGGGAGTTACGTATGACTACGAGCGCACGTTCCGGGTGTTTGACGTCCGGAGGCGATTGCTCATCGATAGTGACTTCCTTTCCAACGCGCGGTATTGGCAGGAGTGGGCACGTGAGCGCAAACGAGAGGAGTCCGCCTAA
- a CDS encoding conserved protein of unknown function (Evidence 4 : Homologs of previously reported genes of unknown function): MKYSKEEKTIVDAYEKGQMKLSAPSKKELEAIKATARKTLVKDRRITIRLYDHDYKGIQKKAMELGIPYQTLISGIIHRYVEGELTSKIG, encoded by the coding sequence ATGAAATACAGCAAAGAGGAAAAAACCATTGTCGATGCCTACGAGAAAGGGCAGATGAAGCTATCCGCTCCGTCCAAGAAGGAGCTTGAAGCTATAAAGGCGACCGCCAGAAAGACCTTGGTCAAGGACAGACGGATTACCATTCGCCTCTACGACCATGACTACAAGGGCATTCAAAAGAAAGCCATGGAATTAGGCATCCCCTATCAAACCCTCATTTCCGGCATCATCCATCGGTATGTTGAGGGAGAACTGACGTCAAAAATCGGATAG
- a CDS encoding conserved protein of unknown function (Evidence 4 : Homologs of previously reported genes of unknown function) — MTTRIILPDQIQELMQRVGIARSRDIERVGVSRIQLRRLLDRGLLERVGRGLYRLPGAPVTERQHLVEVARRVPVGVLCLLLALRFHGLTTQNPFEIWMAIDRKAWRPRLEQPPLRLFYLSGPALLEGVEEHRISGVTVRVFSAAKTVADCFKFRNKIGIDVAIEALRDYRRMYPKRLEAVWRFAPVDRVTLIRPYLEAVG; from the coding sequence GTGACTACAAGAATCATCCTACCGGATCAGATTCAAGAGCTGATGCAGCGAGTTGGGATCGCGCGCTCCCGGGACATTGAGCGCGTTGGCGTCTCGAGAATACAACTACGCCGGTTGCTGGATAGGGGACTGCTCGAGCGGGTGGGGCGCGGTCTCTACCGGCTCCCGGGTGCCCCCGTAACGGAGCGACAGCATCTCGTAGAGGTCGCGCGCCGCGTGCCTGTGGGCGTCCTCTGCCTACTGTTGGCACTGCGCTTTCACGGGCTTACCACGCAGAACCCGTTCGAGATCTGGATGGCGATCGACCGCAAAGCGTGGAGGCCGCGACTGGAGCAGCCTCCCCTGCGGCTGTTCTACCTGTCAGGCCCCGCGTTGCTGGAAGGGGTGGAGGAGCACCGCATCTCCGGCGTGACGGTACGGGTGTTCAGCGCGGCCAAGACCGTCGCGGACTGTTTCAAGTTCCGCAACAAGATCGGCATCGACGTCGCCATCGAGGCGCTGCGCGACTACCGGAGGATGTACCCTAAACGCCTGGAGGCCGTCTGGCGCTTCGCTCCGGTGGACCGCGTGACACTGATCCGCCCCTATCTGGAGGCTGTGGGATGA
- a CDS encoding protein of unknown function (Evidence 5 : No homology to any previously reported sequences) has translation MSGDTDEPARTIGPILQEARTAKGLTIEAAAAGSKVPLSFVRLLEQEQFHLVPDSLYLTRFLTEYAVFLSLDPKQLLAHLKEQVDSARLREAPHPTSTIGSRTDLRRLLIYLLPAVAVIPLIFIGLSLFSGPSPTVSPVQQSEAPAPQGAFTPTPEAVTVIPPDPQAVSSAPEQPQESTPARQAVTLQAQEPQVTPSRYRLRAEAKETTWIGVAADGAPRKQALLRPGETASWSANNGFVVTIGNVGGVALMLNGRPVPLKGARGQVIQNLAIPENGEPPPARQ, from the coding sequence ATGAGCGGCGACACAGACGAACCGGCGAGGACGATCGGCCCGATCCTGCAGGAAGCCAGAACGGCAAAGGGTCTCACGATCGAAGCGGCTGCGGCAGGCAGTAAGGTTCCCCTGTCCTTCGTCCGGTTGTTGGAGCAGGAGCAGTTTCATCTGGTTCCCGATTCATTGTACCTCACCAGATTTCTGACGGAATATGCCGTCTTTCTCAGCCTTGATCCCAAGCAGCTCTTAGCACATTTAAAGGAGCAGGTGGATTCCGCCAGACTGAGGGAGGCGCCACATCCGACGTCAACAATAGGCTCTCGGACTGATCTTCGTCGTCTGCTGATCTATCTACTGCCTGCGGTGGCCGTCATTCCCCTGATCTTTATCGGGCTCTCCCTTTTCTCCGGCCCGTCGCCAACAGTGTCGCCGGTTCAGCAATCGGAGGCGCCGGCGCCTCAGGGGGCGTTCACACCGACTCCGGAGGCCGTAACTGTCATTCCGCCAGACCCTCAAGCTGTCTCCTCCGCTCCAGAGCAGCCACAAGAGTCGACCCCGGCCCGCCAAGCCGTTACTCTCCAGGCGCAGGAGCCTCAGGTCACCCCTTCCCGATACAGGCTGCGGGCTGAGGCGAAGGAGACAACCTGGATTGGGGTTGCAGCAGACGGGGCACCTCGGAAACAGGCCCTGTTACGTCCGGGCGAGACGGCGTCGTGGTCGGCAAATAATGGATTTGTTGTGACCATCGGCAATGTCGGAGGGGTGGCCCTTATGCTGAATGGTCGGCCGGTTCCGCTGAAGGGGGCGCGGGGCCAGGTCATCCAGAATCTTGCCATACCTGAGAACGGCGAGCCGCCTCCCGCAAGGCAGTAA
- a CDS encoding protein of unknown function (Evidence 5 : No homology to any previously reported sequences) has protein sequence MTAHFRRVTYTRHLVTEAEVL, from the coding sequence TTGACGGCCCACTTCAGACGTGTCACATATACTCGGCATCTAGTAACGGAGGCCGAGGTATTGTGA
- a CDS encoding protein of unknown function (Evidence 5 : No homology to any previously reported sequences), with the protein MSHPNVACWIEEQIENWIEATESLNTPTAREKNGWLERGKEKAGESALPRLTAER; encoded by the coding sequence ATGTCGCATCCAAACGTTGCTTGCTGGATTGAGGAGCAGATCGAAAACTGGATCGAGGCTACCGAGTCGCTGAATACGCCCACGGCGCGAGAAAAGAACGGTTGGCTGGAGAGAGGAAAGGAAAAAGCGGGTGAATCTGCCTTACCGAGGCTGACCGCTGAGCGCTGA